The genomic DNA TCGTTTCGGGAACCGCTTCAGACTGCTGAGCTAAACGCTGCTGAGCCATCCTCCGATTGCGCTCCGACTGTTCCTGCAAGATGCGCCACTGCTGCTGAAACGATTGCTCCTGTACCTGTAGCCAGAACCTCTGCGATCGTTCACCCAGATAAATTAGCAAAATCTTTCCCAGTTTACTCAATCTGCGGTGGGTCGCGGAATCCAGCGCGATCGCAAATTGCCAGTCAGGATGCAGCCGAATTGTTTGTTCGATGACTTGTTCTGCTCCTTGTTCTCCTGTCTGTTCTCTTATCTGCCCTACTGTTTGTTCTGTAGGAAGACTTTGTCGATCGCAGTTTTCGTCATCGACGCCGTGCCGCTGCGTTTCAATAATCCAGGGCTGTTCTCCAAATTCGTTCTCCAGGCTGTTCTCAACAGCATCTGTTGAAGGATAATTTGTTGCTTCCGGTGGGCAAGGGATAAGGCGCTGCAACATTGCTTTAAAGGAAAGCCAGGGGCGAGCAGGTGGGGCAGAACTGCAACGGGACGAGCGACGCGATCGATCAATTGACCCTCGCTGGATTGACACAAGAGGAACAGGTTTACGGCTATCCCACAAAATCGGTTGCGGCATTGGCTGGCGAAAGCAGGTGTCCCCGTTTCTTTGTCCCGGTATCCAGGTTGCGGGAATCAGAGTTCCGGCAGTCCGGTCATTTAGAGGACTTGGGAAATAGAGGGTATTATTGCGGCATAGAAACGGTCCTCGTAGAGTCACGATCGCATCTTGCAGGAGGCTTCGGAGGGCGGCAACAATTTCGTGTCCATTGGGAAGCAGTGGAGCGTCGGCAATCCAGGCTCTAGTTTCGTAGGGAAAATTCCGATCTGGAGAGTTGTCATCCCAAAAATTCGCTGCCGGAATTAGCCGTTGCTCAATCCATTCATCGCAGGGGGTGAGGGTGTACCAGTACAATTTCGCTACTCCTGTTCCTGAGGTTGACTGAGAACGCCTTGACTGAGAACAACCCGATCGGGCGTGAGCAGAAAGACCTCTTCACCAATGCAGGTCGGCTGGCAGTCAATGGCATACGCTCCACCCATTAGAAAATCAATGACCCGTTGCGCCGTTTCTGCATCAATCAGCGACAAATTCAGGCAAACTGCCTTCTGTGCCCTCAGCGCTTCGATCACCAGCGTAACCTGATAGAAAGTTTGGATTTCGATCAGGATGATTTCAGGCTGCCTGCCCGACCTGGAAGCCAGATCTACAACGTTCCGAAGCTGTTCTCCCATATGCAGAAATTCTTGCAGATAGATTATTTTTCTTTTCTCTAGTCCCTGAGCAATCTGCGAATACAGTTGACTTTCGTGATTTTCAATATCCACACAATTCTCGATATCCGCACAATTCTCAATAGCCGTTGGTAGAATGCCCTGAACCATAAATTCCTTAAAGTGTTAATGCAAGTAAAACGTTAGTTGCCAGAGTAGTGGCTACGGATTTTTATTCTTTTTTACGATCGCTCCTGGTTATTTTTTAACGATCGGAGAATCTGTCAAATTTGAATTTGCTGCAATTTTTGCTTAAAACAATCTAGATATTCCAGATTTCTCAACTAATTTATCCAGGCAATCAACTTCAAATTGTTCAAGAAATTATCTGCATTAGATTCTTTATCTAAAAGAAAAGTTTAACTTCCCCGCGTGGTGTCGAGAAAATTAAACTTGGATTCGTGTTTTGAGTAGAAAGTGAAAGCTTTTACCCTTGCACTCTCAAGTTCTATCCTAAACGCAGATTTCCCAACTGTTTCGGGGGTCATTCCCCCTGATGTCAGACTGCCCATTCCCTTGGGGGTTACGCCCCTTAGGGGACATTCCGGCACGGGTGGATCGCACCTATTCAACAACATCGGACGGATTCTCCCGCAAGCTAAACACAGTTGGAATTTTCCAGACTGGCGCAGGCTGGACGGCTTCTAGCTGCTGCTGGGATTCGTCAATCCGATTTTGATGCGCGGATAGGGCGATCGATGGAGCAGAACCCGACAAGATCAACGGAAATTCAGGGCAATCGGGGATGGGCATCGCAATCCAGGAAGACTGCCACTGAGATGCTGCATGGGACTGGAGCCACGATCGCCACCAGTTCTCTGATTCCTGATCACAAACGGTTTGCAGCTCAGGGTTTTGCGAATACAGCGTCTCTAAACTGCGTTGATCCACCATCGACCATTCCTGCTGAAGAACCTGCTCGGCATACACCATTGCTGCCCAGACCGGATTTCCCTTCATGGTGTCAGCAGAACCGTTATCAGGCAAAATCATCGTCAGCGTGTTAGGTTCAGCCCTGCTCTGCTCAGGGGAGCGCGGAATTAACGGTGAAAACTCAGGATATTCCTGCAATAGCCAATAGTCCATGAGCCGCTGGATAGACGGATCGATCGAAAGAAGAATATCCGGACCATATTTCCAGGCGATTTTCCAGCAGATTCTGGCAGCAAAATAGTAAGCTAGCAGCGATCGCATCTGGCTATCCTGAAGAATACTATTGTGAATGGGTTTTGAAACGAGCTTTGAAACGGAGCCTGAAACGGGCTTTGAAACAGAGGCTGAAACGGGTTTCGGAACAAATGTAAACGTATAGCGAGCCAGATAAGGACGGGAAGAACAGGCAAGGGTTTCCTGCACCAAATAGTCTTCCAGGTAGGGAAAATAGCCCAGACTCGCACCCTTTAAAGCAGTCGCCAGACTGAGCTGAGTCCAAGCAGACTGAGTCCAGACAGACTGAGTCCAAACTGAATGTTGAAAGTTAGAGGGAAGTACCGGATTGGCATTAGCCCGATTTTCAGCCCACTGTGGATAGCATCGCCAAAACCACCAGAACACTTTTCGGGCATCTGGACAGACCCGAACCTCGATCGGAATAGGGGGGAAGGAAGAAGGCTCTCCTGCGACAACACATTCCCCCAGACAGTTCAGCTGCTCTACCAGCATTCTATCCGGCTCCCGCCAATCGGGACAGACAGAATGACCGTGCAGGTGTTTTAGCAAGATCTGAAGCTTAACCTTCCAAAAGAATTGGGACATTCAACGGTTCCTTGCGTTCTTTCATGCCACTTTGGTTCTGCAACGTTTCATTCGATTCGCGATCGCCCAAGACCATTTGCATCACGAAGGGACTGCCATCGGCATGGTGGTAGCGGTTTGCCCAACTTCGCACCAGTTCGTCCAGTTCCTCGAATGCCTGCTGCTGTTGTTCGGGGAGCAGATTCAGTTCCTCCAGGATTCGTACCGCCCCCGATCGTCGTTCTGCCCAGTCCTTCATCAGGCGG from Leptolyngbya ohadii IS1 includes the following:
- a CDS encoding type III-B CRISPR module-associated Cmr3 family protein, coding for MYWYTLTPCDEWIEQRLIPAANFWDDNSPDRNFPYETRAWIADAPLLPNGHEIVAALRSLLQDAIVTLRGPFLCRNNTLYFPSPLNDRTAGTLIPATWIPGQRNGDTCFRQPMPQPILWDSRKPVPLVSIQRGSIDRSRRSSRCSSAPPARPWLSFKAMLQRLIPCPPEATNYPSTDAVENSLENEFGEQPWIIETQRHGVDDENCDRQSLPTEQTVGQIREQTGEQGAEQVIEQTIRLHPDWQFAIALDSATHRRLSKLGKILLIYLGERSQRFWLQVQEQSFQQQWRILQEQSERNRRMAQQRLAQQSEAVPETMPEAARVLAYLATPGVFERKYSGVVTCRNFPWEWDLAYPGDRHQPPGPLVSLATTNPVPISCRCLSRTTSTKGVTGFQVFAVSPGSVYYLEYPADLFQDQPFLKDGRPNKAHLWRRLGYSELFWMPYPNCDTLVPSGFTDDRLSRSSSVSGNLV
- a CDS encoding cell division protein SepF, yielding MVQGILPTAIENCADIENCVDIENHESQLYSQIAQGLEKRKIIYLQEFLHMGEQLRNVVDLASRSGRQPEIILIEIQTFYQVTLVIEALRAQKAVCLNLSLIDAETAQRVIDFLMGGAYAIDCQPTCIGEEVFLLTPDRVVLSQGVLSQPQEQE
- a CDS encoding type III-B CRISPR-associated protein Cas10/Cmr2, coding for MSQFFWKVKLQILLKHLHGHSVCPDWREPDRMLVEQLNCLGECVVAGEPSSFPPIPIEVRVCPDARKVFWWFWRCYPQWAENRANANPVLPSNFQHSVWTQSVWTQSAWTQLSLATALKGASLGYFPYLEDYLVQETLACSSRPYLARYTFTFVPKPVSASVSKPVSGSVSKLVSKPIHNSILQDSQMRSLLAYYFAARICWKIAWKYGPDILLSIDPSIQRLMDYWLLQEYPEFSPLIPRSPEQSRAEPNTLTMILPDNGSADTMKGNPVWAAMVYAEQVLQQEWSMVDQRSLETLYSQNPELQTVCDQESENWWRSWLQSHAASQWQSSWIAMPIPDCPEFPLILSGSAPSIALSAHQNRIDESQQQLEAVQPAPVWKIPTVFSLRENPSDVVE